One part of the Sphingobium yanoikuyae genome encodes these proteins:
- a CDS encoding SPOR domain-containing protein, whose amino-acid sequence MDMKPIWGAVAFGTLLTAALPALADVKAGVDAWQQGDYAKAIAEWRPLANAGDPDAQFNLGQAYKLGRGVPADLNSAVDWYRKATAQGHARAEDNLGLLMFQQGDRAGAMPYLQHAAARGETRAQYIVGTALFNGDMVGKDWVRAYAMMTRASASGLPQATTSLQQMDKYIPADQRKQGLALASSMEAQEKSLASASLTLPATATQPRPASPAPAPAKQVPAPATQVAVAKPQPVAPKPAPEAAKPAPSKPAPPKPAPSRMPAPAAGGDWRVQLGAFGDEGRARALWSQLTRKVSGLSGYQPYLVKAGSVTRLQAGPIASSADASRLCSSIKAAGADCMPKKN is encoded by the coding sequence ATGGATATGAAGCCTATCTGGGGAGCCGTTGCGTTCGGCACGCTGTTGACGGCCGCCTTGCCGGCGCTTGCCGATGTGAAGGCCGGCGTCGATGCCTGGCAGCAGGGCGATTATGCCAAGGCGATCGCCGAATGGCGCCCGCTCGCCAATGCCGGCGATCCCGATGCGCAGTTCAATCTGGGCCAGGCCTACAAGCTCGGCCGCGGCGTTCCGGCCGATCTCAACAGCGCCGTCGACTGGTATCGCAAGGCAACGGCGCAGGGCCACGCCCGCGCCGAGGATAATCTGGGCCTGCTGATGTTTCAGCAGGGCGATCGCGCCGGGGCCATGCCCTATCTGCAGCATGCCGCCGCCCGCGGCGAAACCCGCGCGCAATATATTGTCGGCACCGCCCTGTTCAACGGCGACATGGTCGGCAAGGACTGGGTCCGCGCCTATGCGATGATGACCCGCGCCTCCGCCTCCGGCCTGCCACAGGCGACCACCAGCCTGCAGCAGATGGATAAATATATCCCCGCCGACCAGCGCAAGCAGGGCCTTGCCCTGGCCTCGTCGATGGAAGCGCAGGAAAAAAGCCTGGCCAGTGCCAGCCTGACCCTGCCCGCGACAGCGACCCAGCCGCGCCCGGCTTCTCCCGCCCCGGCACCAGCGAAGCAGGTTCCCGCACCCGCAACCCAGGTCGCGGTAGCCAAGCCGCAGCCGGTCGCGCCCAAGCCGGCACCGGAGGCAGCCAAACCAGCCCCCTCCAAGCCCGCGCCGCCCAAGCCCGCGCCGTCCAGGATGCCGGCACCGGCCGCCGGCGGCGACTGGCGCGTCCAGCTTGGCGCGTTCGGCGACGAAGGCCGCGCCCGTGCGCTGTGGAGCCAGTTGACCCGCAAGGTCAGCGGCCTCTCCGGCTATCAGCCCTATCTGGTCAAGGCCGGCAGCGTGACCCGCCTTCAGGCCGGACCGATCGCCAGCAGCGCCGACGCCTCGCGCCTATGCAGCAGCATCAAGGCCGCCGGCGCGGACTGCATGCCGAAGAAGAACTAG
- a CDS encoding ParA family protein: MRILALASQKGGSGKTTLSGHLAVQAQLAGAGPVVLIDIDPQGSLADWWNEREAEYPAFAQTTVARLAADLEILRQQGFKLAVIDTPPAITMAIQSVISVAELIVVPTRPSPHDLRAVGATVDLCERAGKPLIFVVNAATPKARITSEAAVALSQHGTVAPVTLHHRTDFAASMIDGRTVMEVDPKGKSAAEVTGLWSYISDRLEKNFRRTVFSVPQNSVGTAAASRPAGGGFGRRVVQ; encoded by the coding sequence GTGCGCATATTGGCATTGGCATCGCAAAAAGGCGGATCGGGCAAGACGACCCTGTCCGGTCATCTGGCCGTACAGGCGCAGCTGGCCGGGGCCGGTCCGGTCGTGCTGATCGACATCGATCCCCAGGGTTCGCTGGCCGATTGGTGGAACGAGCGCGAGGCCGAATATCCCGCCTTTGCCCAGACCACGGTTGCGCGGCTGGCCGCCGACCTCGAAATCCTGCGCCAGCAGGGCTTCAAGCTGGCCGTCATTGATACGCCGCCGGCCATCACCATGGCGATCCAGAGCGTGATTTCGGTTGCCGAACTGATCGTCGTGCCGACCCGTCCGAGCCCGCATGACCTGCGCGCTGTCGGTGCCACGGTCGACCTGTGCGAACGCGCCGGCAAGCCGCTGATCTTCGTCGTCAATGCTGCGACGCCCAAGGCGCGCATCACCTCCGAAGCCGCTGTCGCTTTGTCGCAGCATGGCACGGTGGCGCCGGTGACGCTGCACCATCGTACCGATTTCGCCGCCTCGATGATCGACGGGCGCACGGTGATGGAGGTCGATCCCAAGGGCAAGTCGGCCGCCGAAGTAACGGGCCTGTGGAGCTATATCTCCGATCGCCTGGAAAAGAATTTCCGCCGCACGGTCTTTTCCGTGCCCCAGAACAGCGTCGGCACCGCCGCTGCTTCGCGTCCCGCCGGTGGTGGCTTCGGCCGCCGCGTCGTGCAGTAA
- a CDS encoding cupin domain-containing protein: MTCPPPALPVDAPTNLLDIPSGHAAEELFEDIVSMPGVRIERIISHGHSTPPERPYVQHWDEWVLVLAGTAELLLEGIGTYRLEPGDHRLIRAGIPHRVTHTDAPTIWLAIHIGET, from the coding sequence ATGACATGCCCACCTCCTGCATTGCCGGTCGACGCGCCGACCAACCTGCTCGATATCCCGTCCGGACATGCGGCCGAGGAACTGTTCGAGGATATAGTGTCGATGCCGGGCGTGCGGATCGAACGGATCATATCCCACGGTCACAGCACACCGCCAGAGCGCCCCTATGTCCAGCATTGGGATGAATGGGTGCTGGTGCTGGCCGGGACCGCCGAACTGCTGCTGGAAGGGATTGGCACCTATCGCCTGGAACCGGGCGATCATCGGCTGATTCGCGCGGGCATACCGCACCGCGTCACCCATACGGACGCGCCGACCATCTGGCTTGCCATCCACATCGGCGAAACCTGA
- a CDS encoding dipeptidyl-peptidase 5 encodes MISRLLLSAAMVAGACAAPAIAQPKQVLTHETLWMMKRVGAPVASPDGKWVVYALSEPSYEKDGAVSDLWIVPADGSAAPRRLTATKAGEGDPAWAPDSRRIAFSAKREGDDVAQIYVLDLAGGEARRVTSIPTGAGKPIWRPDGQAILFESAVYPGAMDAAANKKTAEERKARKYNMRVYEHFPIRYWNDWLDDKRPSLWVQPLAEGAPARDILSATRLAQADGFGGNAQSDGGMTLAPVWSPDGKEIIFTATTERWNAAHARVNFGLYRMNADGGEPVLLTPTPGEYGDMKFTPDGKSLIFKYNSQGEEVYDLARLHRVAWPAGGAATLLTGAFDREVDGYAVTPDSRSLYLTVPDAGMENLYRVPVSGGTPELVIAPKVGGYAGIDIPSDAKSTQIIASYGSSVNPAEIVRIDPAAKRHKNLTNVNTALAATIDWASPDHFWFTTDKGRRIHNMIVTPPAFDPAKKYPLMVLMHGGPASSNIDQIGLRWNYHLLASAGYVVLMTDYTGSTGYGEAFSRAIKLDPLRGPANEINQAVDEAGKRYAFIDTANACIGGASYGGHLANWMEATTTRYKCIVSHAGEVDLLTQWGTSDFNYGREVASGGPPWGDSPVWRDQSPITYGKDWKTPMLLTAGERDFRVPLANTLETWSTLQRMQVPSRLLIFPDAWHWITKPEDSRQFYREVQGWLAHYLKGAPEVKGGPIAAPEAAKAQ; translated from the coding sequence ATGATATCCCGTTTGCTGCTGTCGGCGGCAATGGTGGCGGGCGCGTGCGCCGCGCCGGCAATCGCGCAGCCCAAGCAGGTGCTGACCCACGAAACGCTGTGGATGATGAAGCGCGTCGGCGCGCCGGTGGCGAGCCCGGACGGCAAATGGGTGGTCTATGCGCTCAGCGAACCATCCTATGAGAAGGATGGCGCGGTCAGCGACCTGTGGATCGTGCCGGCCGACGGATCGGCCGCGCCGCGCCGCCTGACCGCGACCAAGGCGGGCGAGGGTGATCCGGCCTGGGCCCCCGACAGCCGCCGCATCGCCTTTTCCGCCAAGCGCGAGGGCGACGATGTCGCGCAAATCTATGTGCTGGACCTGGCCGGTGGTGAAGCCCGCCGCGTGACCAGCATCCCGACCGGCGCGGGCAAGCCGATCTGGCGGCCCGATGGCCAGGCGATCCTGTTCGAAAGCGCGGTCTATCCCGGCGCGATGGACGCCGCCGCCAACAAGAAGACGGCCGAGGAACGCAAGGCGCGCAAATATAATATGCGCGTCTATGAGCATTTCCCGATCCGCTACTGGAATGACTGGCTGGACGACAAGCGGCCGAGCCTCTGGGTCCAGCCGCTGGCGGAAGGTGCGCCGGCGCGTGATATCCTGTCCGCAACCAGGCTGGCGCAGGCCGATGGCTTTGGCGGCAATGCCCAGAGCGACGGCGGCATGACGCTGGCGCCGGTCTGGAGCCCGGACGGCAAGGAGATCATCTTCACCGCCACCACCGAACGCTGGAATGCGGCCCATGCCCGCGTCAATTTCGGCCTCTATCGCATGAATGCGGACGGCGGCGAGCCGGTGCTGCTAACGCCGACGCCGGGCGAATATGGCGACATGAAGTTCACGCCGGACGGCAAGAGCCTGATCTTCAAATATAATAGCCAGGGCGAGGAGGTGTATGACCTGGCCCGGCTGCATCGTGTCGCCTGGCCGGCGGGCGGCGCGGCGACGCTGCTGACCGGAGCGTTCGATCGCGAGGTAGACGGTTATGCCGTGACCCCCGACAGCCGCAGCCTCTATCTGACCGTGCCGGACGCGGGGATGGAAAATCTCTATCGCGTGCCGGTGAGCGGCGGCACGCCCGAACTGGTGATCGCGCCCAAGGTCGGCGGCTATGCCGGGATCGACATTCCGTCGGACGCCAAGTCGACGCAGATTATCGCCAGCTATGGCAGTTCGGTGAACCCGGCGGAAATCGTGCGGATCGACCCGGCGGCCAAGCGACACAAGAACCTGACCAACGTCAACACCGCGCTCGCCGCGACGATCGACTGGGCCAGCCCGGACCATTTCTGGTTCACCACCGACAAGGGCCGGCGCATCCACAACATGATCGTCACGCCCCCGGCGTTCGACCCGGCGAAGAAATATCCGCTGATGGTGCTGATGCATGGCGGCCCGGCATCGTCCAACATAGACCAGATCGGCCTGCGCTGGAATTATCACCTGCTCGCCAGCGCCGGCTATGTCGTGCTGATGACCGACTATACCGGCTCGACCGGCTATGGTGAGGCCTTCTCGCGCGCGATCAAGCTTGATCCGCTGCGTGGCCCGGCGAACGAGATCAACCAGGCGGTGGATGAGGCCGGCAAGCGCTATGCCTTTATCGACACGGCCAATGCCTGCATCGGCGGCGCCAGCTATGGCGGCCATCTCGCCAACTGGATGGAGGCGACCACCACCCGCTACAAGTGCATCGTCAGCCATGCCGGCGAAGTCGACCTGCTGACCCAGTGGGGCACCAGCGATTTCAACTATGGCCGCGAAGTGGCGAGCGGCGGTCCGCCCTGGGGCGACAGCCCGGTGTGGCGCGACCAGAGCCCGATCACCTATGGCAAGGACTGGAAGACGCCGATGCTGCTGACCGCGGGCGAGCGCGATTTCCGCGTGCCGCTGGCGAACACGCTGGAAACCTGGTCGACCTTGCAGCGGATGCAGGTGCCCAGCCGCCTGCTGATCTTCCCCGATGCCTGGCACTGGATCACCAAGCCGGAGGATAGCCGCCAATTCTACCGCGAGGTGCAGGGCTGGCTGGCCCATTATCTGAAGGGGGCGCCGGAAGTGAAGGGCGGCCCGATCGCCGCGCCCGAAGCGGCCAAGGCGCAGTAA
- a CDS encoding SPOR domain-containing protein encodes MKRTAFGKAAVSSLMVATTMVGCTGAAFHPRSAAVKHANPGKPAEAAEKALADRDGAKAVQAAEAAVQAAPDNAQYRQLLGRAYVLDGRFVSAETAFTDAMTLGNRDSRTIVSLALVEVALGKNDAARDLLAANTDNVPAGDYGLALAMAGDPTEGVRILSAAIQDPSANARTRQNLAYAYALAGRWKDARLVAGLDLAPLAANQRIAQWAGMADPALAPQRVAALMGVTVNGADQGQPAVLALAPAAPDAAPVALAAASTEPAPVLDLPTGSPIEMAAAEPAPAASALNTRIIETAVPASTPAPAVKAAPKPMTVLAVAKTKPARAKVAPAASPAARMQQVAYIKPVTTGASAWVVQLGAFNSPAVAKEKWTSMARVNGRIAAFPVLTSQATVNGRTFHRIAISGFGSRADAQTLCQSIKAQHGQCFVREGAPNATPQRWAVASTRGRQFASR; translated from the coding sequence ATGAAACGAACGGCATTTGGCAAGGCGGCCGTTTCCTCCTTGATGGTGGCGACGACGATGGTCGGCTGCACCGGCGCGGCATTCCATCCGCGATCGGCGGCGGTCAAGCACGCCAACCCCGGCAAGCCGGCCGAGGCGGCAGAAAAGGCGCTGGCGGATCGCGACGGCGCAAAGGCCGTGCAGGCAGCGGAAGCGGCCGTGCAGGCGGCGCCCGACAATGCGCAATATCGCCAGCTGCTGGGCCGTGCCTATGTGCTGGATGGCCGCTTCGTTTCGGCCGAGACGGCCTTCACCGACGCGATGACCCTGGGCAACCGCGATTCGCGCACCATCGTCAGCCTGGCGCTGGTCGAGGTGGCGCTCGGCAAGAATGATGCCGCGCGCGATCTGCTGGCGGCCAATACCGACAATGTGCCGGCGGGCGATTATGGCCTGGCGCTCGCCATGGCCGGTGATCCGACCGAAGGCGTCCGCATCCTGTCCGCCGCGATCCAGGATCCGTCGGCCAATGCGCGCACCCGCCAGAACCTGGCCTATGCCTATGCGCTGGCCGGTCGCTGGAAGGATGCGCGGCTGGTCGCCGGGCTCGATCTGGCGCCGCTTGCCGCCAATCAGCGTATCGCCCAATGGGCCGGCATGGCCGACCCGGCACTGGCGCCGCAGCGCGTCGCCGCGCTGATGGGCGTTACCGTCAACGGCGCCGATCAGGGCCAGCCGGCGGTGCTGGCGCTGGCGCCCGCTGCGCCGGATGCCGCACCGGTGGCGTTGGCCGCGGCGTCGACCGAGCCGGCCCCGGTACTGGACCTACCGACCGGATCGCCGATCGAGATGGCGGCGGCAGAGCCGGCCCCTGCCGCGTCTGCGCTCAACACCCGGATCATCGAAACTGCCGTGCCGGCGTCCACGCCCGCACCCGCGGTCAAGGCTGCGCCCAAGCCGATGACGGTCCTGGCCGTCGCCAAGACCAAGCCGGCCAGGGCCAAGGTTGCTCCCGCTGCCAGCCCGGCGGCTCGGATGCAGCAGGTTGCCTATATCAAGCCGGTGACCACGGGGGCGAGCGCCTGGGTCGTTCAGCTTGGCGCCTTCAATTCGCCGGCCGTGGCCAAGGAAAAATGGACCAGCATGGCGCGCGTCAACGGACGCATCGCCGCCTTCCCGGTGCTGACCAGCCAGGCGACCGTCAATGGTCGGACCTTCCACCGGATCGCGATCAGCGGCTTTGGCAGCCGTGCGGATGCGCAGACTTTGTGCCAGTCGATCAAGGCGCAGCACGGCCAGTGTTTCGTGCGGGAAGGCGCACCGAACGCGACGCCGCAGCGCTGGGCCGTGGCATCGACGCGCGGTCGCCAGTTCGCATCGCGCTGA
- a CDS encoding LysR family transcriptional regulator, producing the protein MDLRPLRHFLAVADTLHFGRAAQRLGMTQPPLSQSILALERELGAPLFTRSKRNVALTAFGRQWLEHVRPAVEAVSALPDIARRLRDGSAGQIGLSFVSTADYSLLPALVRDYAARFPEVEVALTEATSDVQIADLIDGVNDAGILIAPDGALPDALAYMPLLREPLVVAVPDGWVADDQAQGDPWLDRPLILFPRRVAPAFHDLVSGYLAGRGQPLLIRQEAIQMQTIISLVSAGMGIALVPASLRNLARTGVRYLDLQDAPILETGLAWRRDDDGATLAGLLGVARAMA; encoded by the coding sequence ATGGACCTTCGCCCGCTGCGCCATTTTCTGGCTGTTGCCGACACGCTGCATTTCGGCCGGGCGGCGCAGCGCCTGGGCATGACCCAGCCGCCGCTCAGCCAGTCGATCCTGGCGCTGGAGCGGGAACTGGGCGCGCCGCTCTTCACCCGGTCGAAGCGCAATGTCGCACTGACCGCCTTTGGCCGGCAATGGCTGGAGCATGTCCGTCCGGCGGTGGAAGCGGTCAGCGCGCTGCCGGACATTGCCCGCCGCCTGCGCGACGGCAGCGCGGGGCAGATTGGCCTCAGCTTCGTGAGCACCGCAGACTATAGCCTGTTGCCCGCGCTGGTGCGCGATTATGCCGCCCGCTTCCCGGAGGTGGAGGTCGCGCTGACCGAGGCGACCAGCGACGTGCAGATTGCCGATCTGATCGACGGGGTGAATGATGCCGGCATATTGATCGCCCCTGATGGCGCGCTTCCCGATGCGCTTGCCTATATGCCGTTGCTGCGCGAGCCGCTGGTGGTGGCGGTGCCCGACGGCTGGGTGGCGGATGACCAGGCGCAGGGTGATCCCTGGCTCGACCGGCCGCTGATCCTTTTCCCGCGCCGGGTGGCGCCGGCCTTCCACGATCTGGTGAGCGGCTATCTGGCCGGCCGAGGGCAGCCGTTGCTGATCCGGCAGGAGGCGATCCAGATGCAGACGATCATCAGCCTGGTGTCGGCGGGCATGGGCATCGCGCTGGTGCCGGCGTCGCTGCGCAACCTGGCGCGAACCGGCGTGCGCTATCTCGACCTGCAGGATGCGCCGATCCTGGAGACCGGCCTTGCCTGGCGGCGGGACGATGATGGCGCGACGCTGGCGGGGTTGCTGGGCGTCGCCCGCGCCATGGCCTGA
- the ilvD gene encoding dihydroxy-acid dehydratase, which yields MPHYRSRTSTHGRNMAGARGLWRATGMKDEDFGKPIIAIANSFTQFVPGHVHLKDLGQLVAREIEAAGGVAKEFNTIAVDDGIAMGHDGMLYSLPSRDLIADSVEYMVNAHCADALLCISNCDKITPGMLMAAMRLNIPVIFVSGGPMEAGKADIRGKTVALDLVDAMVVAADESYTDEEVAAIEKAACPTCGSCSGMFTANSMNCLTEALGLSLPGNGSILATHADREKLFREAGHTIVDLARRWYEQDDASALPRNIACHAAFENAMSLDIAMGGSTNTVLHLLAAAHEGGVDFSMADIDRLSRRVPCLCKVAPAKQDVHMEDVHRAGGIMAILGQLERAGLLDTSLPTVHATTMGEAINRWDISRTNSEAVQEFFKAAPGGVRTTQAFSQNNRWKELDMDRQTGVIRSAEHPFSKDGGLAVLFGNLAPEGCIVKTAGVDDSILTFHGTARVYESQDAAVAGILGNEVKANDVVVIRYEGPKGGPGMQEMLYPTSYLKSKGLGKACALITDGRFSGGTSGLSIGHVSPEAAEGGLIALVATGDPILIDIPNRGIQLLVDDAELAKRHEEMVARGKKAWKPFGRKRNVSPALRAYAALTTNAARGAVRDVSQVEKD from the coding sequence ATGCCTCATTATCGTTCACGCACTAGCACCCACGGCCGTAACATGGCGGGCGCGCGCGGCCTCTGGCGCGCCACCGGCATGAAGGACGAGGATTTCGGCAAGCCGATCATCGCCATTGCCAATTCATTCACCCAGTTCGTGCCCGGCCATGTCCATTTGAAGGATCTGGGCCAACTGGTCGCGCGCGAGATCGAAGCGGCCGGCGGCGTCGCCAAGGAATTCAACACCATCGCGGTCGATGACGGCATCGCCATGGGCCATGACGGCATGCTCTATTCGCTGCCCAGCCGCGATCTGATCGCCGACAGCGTCGAATATATGGTCAATGCCCATTGCGCCGACGCGCTGCTGTGCATTTCCAACTGCGACAAGATCACGCCGGGCATGCTGATGGCCGCGATGCGCCTCAACATCCCCGTCATCTTCGTGTCGGGCGGACCGATGGAGGCCGGCAAGGCCGACATTCGCGGCAAGACCGTGGCGCTCGACCTGGTCGACGCGATGGTCGTCGCCGCCGATGAGAGCTACACCGACGAGGAAGTCGCCGCGATCGAGAAGGCCGCCTGCCCCACCTGTGGCAGCTGCTCGGGCATGTTCACCGCCAACTCGATGAACTGCCTGACCGAAGCGCTGGGCTTGTCGCTGCCGGGCAATGGCTCGATCCTGGCGACCCATGCCGATCGCGAGAAGCTGTTCCGCGAAGCCGGCCACACCATCGTCGACCTCGCCCGCCGCTGGTATGAGCAGGATGACGCATCCGCCCTGCCCCGCAACATCGCCTGCCATGCAGCCTTCGAAAATGCGATGAGCCTCGACATCGCGATGGGCGGTTCGACCAACACGGTGCTGCATCTGCTGGCCGCCGCGCATGAAGGCGGCGTCGATTTCTCGATGGCCGATATCGACCGGCTGTCGCGCCGCGTGCCGTGCCTGTGCAAGGTCGCGCCGGCCAAGCAGGACGTGCATATGGAGGATGTCCATCGTGCCGGTGGCATCATGGCGATCCTGGGCCAGCTCGAACGCGCCGGCCTGCTCGACACCAGCCTGCCGACCGTCCACGCCACCACCATGGGCGAGGCGATCAACCGCTGGGACATCAGCCGCACCAACAGCGAGGCGGTGCAGGAATTCTTCAAGGCCGCGCCCGGCGGCGTGCGCACCACCCAGGCCTTCAGCCAGAATAATCGCTGGAAGGAACTGGACATGGATCGCCAGACCGGCGTGATCCGCAGCGCCGAACATCCCTTCTCCAAGGATGGCGGCCTCGCCGTGCTGTTCGGCAATCTGGCGCCCGAAGGCTGCATCGTGAAGACCGCCGGCGTCGACGACAGCATCCTGACCTTCCATGGCACGGCCCGTGTCTATGAAAGCCAGGACGCGGCGGTCGCGGGAATCCTGGGCAATGAGGTGAAGGCGAACGACGTCGTCGTCATCCGCTATGAAGGGCCCAAGGGTGGCCCCGGCATGCAGGAAATGCTCTATCCGACCAGCTATCTGAAGTCGAAGGGGCTGGGCAAGGCCTGCGCGCTCATCACCGACGGGCGCTTCTCCGGCGGCACGTCGGGCCTGTCGATCGGCCATGTCTCGCCCGAGGCGGCCGAAGGCGGCCTGATCGCGCTGGTCGCGACCGGCGATCCGATCCTGATCGACATCCCCAATCGCGGCATCCAATTGCTGGTCGACGATGCCGAACTGGCGAAGCGCCATGAGGAGATGGTGGCGCGCGGCAAGAAGGCGTGGAAGCCGTTCGGCCGCAAGCGCAACGTCTCGCCGGCCCTGCGCGCCTATGCGGCGCTCACCACCAACGCCGCGCGCGGCGCGGTGCGCGACGTCAGCCAGGTCGAAAAGGACTGA